A part of Apostichopus japonicus isolate 1M-3 chromosome 10, ASM3797524v1, whole genome shotgun sequence genomic DNA contains:
- the LOC139975169 gene encoding ferroptosis suppressor protein 1-like, whose translation MGNHQSTSILESKKVVVVGGGFAGAHAIRHLQGKCQLTVIDPREYLHYSIGSLRASVQPGFEKNIFVSHNEAWGQSFKQGRVTSVDPERKVVILEDGEEVQYDIVVIATGSSVPFPGKVGLNVTTSAEAEELFKEFQGKIKTANRITIVGGGAVGVELAGEIATDYSEKEITLINDKDDIIHVSFKEKFRQKAKEQLEAMGIKLILGERVSNLDELTTDGSQPCSLVKTDKGREIETDLVIHAIGIQANCDAYKDNFADKLDERNFLKVNKFLQVDGYTDVFAVGDCNNADQVKMATKAMNQMEVLAQNIKALVDNGEMIPYKEETIMTLSTGRNSGVTQFKSVVFGSLLTKKLKSQHVFIHRFWKETMGLDLKE comes from the exons ATGGGTAACCATCAGTCAACATCAATCCTTGAATCTAAGAAGGTCGTAGTGGTCGGTGGAGGCTTTGCTGGTGCTCATGCCATCAGACACCTGCAAGGAAAGTGTCAACTGACGGTCATTGATCCTCGTGAATACCTCCATTACTCCATAGGAAGCCTGAGAGCGTCAGTTCAACCTG GCtttgagaaaaatatatttgtgtCGCATAATGAAGCATGGGGTCAAAGCTTCAAACAAGGAAGGGTGACGTCTGTGGATCCAGAGAGGAAGGTGGTGATCCTGGAGGATGGAGAAGAGGTACAGTATGATATCGTCGTCATAGCAACAGGAAGCAGCGTCCCATTCCCTGGGAAAGTTGGTCTGAATGTTACGACTTCTGCTGAAGCTGAAGAACTCTTCAAGGAGTTTCAAGGCAAG ATTAAGACAGCAAACAGGATCACAATTGTCGGAGGAGGAGCTGTAGGTGTGGAACTAGCGGGAGAAATAGCCACAGATTATTCGGAGAAAGAGATCACCTTGATAAATGACAAGGATGATATCATCCACGTATCATTCAAGGAGAAATTCAGACAGAAAGCCAAGGAGCAACTTGAAGCCATGGGGATCAAATTGATCTTAG gTGAACGTGTTTCAAACCTGGATGAACTTACCACTGATGGCTCACAACCTTGCAGTCTGGTCAAAACAGACAAGGGCAGAGAGATTGAGACAGATCTGGTTATTCATGCTATTGGAATCCAAGCAAACTGTGATGCTTATAAGGATAACTTTG CTGACAAACTGGATGAAAGAAATTTTCTGAAAGTGAACAAATTTCTTCAAGTGGACGGCTACACAGATGTGTTTGCAGTTGGTGACTGTAATAATGCAGATCAAGTCAAGATGGCCACCAAGGCCATGAACCAAATGGAGGTGCTCGCTCAAAACATCAAGGCACTGGTTGACAATGGAGAAATGATCCCATACAAGGAAG AGACCATCATGACCTTATCGACCGGCAGAAACTCTGGGGTCACACAATTTAAGTCGGTGGTATTTGGATCGCTACTGACGAAGAAATTGAAGAGCCAACATGTCTTCATTCACAGATTTTGGAAGGAAACGATGGGGCTGGATCTCAAAGaataa